In Vibrio atlanticus, the following proteins share a genomic window:
- a CDS encoding MOSC domain-containing protein codes for MKKLGTVNSVLGGKVVAFAHGTQSAINKQVLSERQYTTELGFINDEQGDPRFHGGIQKALHIYPSEHYLIWQEELGDKAIFQSEGAFGENISSSGVTEASICLKDKIRIGSTLLEVSQGRMPCWKLNVRFDQNDMAKRLQDTLRTGWYFRVLEEGDIGSGDEIILCERPYPEWPLSRVMGAVFTGCLDKQELRELAELPLVESWGTLVERRLETGEVEDWEMRLVGPTAE; via the coding sequence ATGAAGAAGTTAGGTACAGTAAACAGTGTTTTGGGCGGTAAGGTTGTTGCTTTTGCTCACGGTACACAGAGTGCTATCAATAAGCAGGTTTTATCTGAGCGCCAATACACCACTGAGCTTGGATTTATTAACGATGAGCAAGGCGACCCTCGCTTTCATGGTGGTATTCAGAAAGCCCTTCATATCTACCCAAGCGAGCACTACTTAATTTGGCAGGAGGAGTTGGGCGACAAAGCAATCTTCCAATCTGAAGGTGCATTTGGTGAGAACATAAGTTCAAGTGGGGTGACTGAAGCTTCCATTTGTTTAAAAGATAAGATTCGAATTGGTTCAACCTTGCTGGAAGTTTCACAAGGTCGTATGCCTTGTTGGAAGCTCAATGTACGATTCGATCAAAATGATATGGCGAAAAGGCTACAAGACACCCTTCGAACTGGCTGGTACTTCCGTGTTTTGGAAGAGGGTGATATCGGCTCCGGCGACGAGATTATCCTGTGTGAAAGACCTTACCCAGAATGGCCGTTAAGCCGGGTTATGGGTGCGGTGTTCACGGGTTGTTTGGATAAACAAGAGCTTAGAGAATTGGCGGAGCTGCCTCTAGTGGAATCTTGGGGCACGCTCGTAGAACGTCGACTTGAAACTGGCGAAGTTGAAGATTGGGAAATGAGATTGGTTGGCCCGACAGCCGAGTAG
- a CDS encoding ISL3 family transposase translates to MPNHTFLSSFWEGFQIVKSHQTATLITLTLKPNSEAKCLCGLEAEAIHEYQWRHVKDAMLLGVPVELSVQTRRIKCRDCGIKTESLSWLEPYARITKRLKSYIEQLLPLLPIKHISQLTSVHWHTIKEIDKRRLRQVVPSIKWEDLRQLVMDEFAIFKGHRYATVIADAKTHQVIWIGLGRSRKDIRPFFEQLGEHGINIEAVAMDMNTAFDLEVQAHCPNAKIVYDLFHVVAKFGREVMDRVRIDQANKLKQDKKARQWVKRSRWVLLKNRGNLNTRQDSYLTEILNINKDLMTTYILGAQLKELWYCESEGHAKGLWDAWWEQVQESGIKPLKEFARKLRPYLHGVIASASYPLNTCTLEGINNKIKLIKRMGYGYRDTDYFFLKIKAAFPGKPR, encoded by the coding sequence ATGCCGAATCATACTTTCCTATCTTCATTCTGGGAAGGCTTTCAAATAGTAAAGTCTCACCAGACAGCAACACTTATTACCCTGACTCTTAAACCTAACTCTGAAGCTAAATGCCTCTGTGGTCTTGAAGCCGAAGCTATCCATGAGTATCAATGGCGTCATGTAAAGGATGCCATGTTACTCGGTGTTCCAGTTGAACTTTCCGTTCAAACTCGAAGGATTAAGTGTCGCGACTGCGGCATAAAAACAGAGTCTCTATCTTGGTTAGAGCCTTATGCTCGCATAACGAAGCGCCTAAAAAGCTATATAGAACAACTATTACCTCTTCTCCCCATTAAGCATATCTCCCAGTTAACGAGCGTTCATTGGCACACTATTAAAGAGATAGATAAACGCCGGCTTAGACAAGTTGTACCGTCAATAAAATGGGAAGACCTAAGGCAACTCGTCATGGACGAGTTCGCCATCTTTAAAGGACATCGATATGCCACGGTCATCGCTGACGCTAAGACTCACCAAGTCATTTGGATAGGATTAGGTCGTAGCCGCAAAGACATACGACCGTTCTTCGAGCAACTAGGCGAGCATGGGATAAATATCGAAGCTGTCGCGATGGACATGAATACGGCTTTCGATCTTGAAGTTCAAGCGCATTGCCCGAACGCAAAAATCGTTTACGACTTATTCCATGTTGTCGCTAAGTTCGGTCGCGAGGTGATGGATAGAGTTAGAATCGACCAAGCCAACAAACTTAAGCAAGACAAAAAAGCGAGGCAATGGGTGAAGCGTTCACGTTGGGTACTGCTGAAAAATAGAGGCAACTTAAATACACGCCAAGATAGCTATCTTACTGAAATATTGAATATCAATAAGGACTTAATGACCACTTATATACTCGGAGCACAACTCAAAGAGCTTTGGTATTGTGAATCAGAAGGGCACGCAAAGGGGCTCTGGGACGCGTGGTGGGAACAAGTGCAAGAGAGTGGGATTAAGCCATTAAAAGAGTTCGCACGAAAACTCAGACCATATCTTCACGGGGTTATCGCATCGGCAAGTTACCCGTTAAATACCTGCACGCTTGAAGGGATAAACAACAAGATAAAGTTAATCAAGCGAATGGGATATGGTTATCGAGATACAGACTACTTCTTCTTGAAGATAAAAGCGGCTTTCCCCGGAAAGCCGCGATGA
- the serC gene encoding 3-phosphoserine/phosphohydroxythreonine transaminase codes for MELTLDNVFNFSAGPAALPKPVMKQAQADFIDWNGLGTSVMEISHRSKEFIQVADESEQDLRDLLNIPDNYKVLFCQGGARAQFAAVPLNLLGDATKATYIDAGYWAESAVTEASKYCEIDVFNAKASIDGKAAVVPAKDWKIDPEAAYVHFCPNETIDGIEISELPQTDKPIVADMSSNILSRKIDVSQYGVIYAGAQKNIGPAGICIAIVRDDLLELANDVLPSILNYKVLAEKDSMFNTPPTYAWYLSGLVFKWLKAQGGVEAMELVNKEKAALLYNAIDSSAFYRNDVHTVNRSRMNVPFQLAKPELDAKFLELADAAGLKSLKGHRAVGGMRASLYNAMSLEGVQVLVSFMKDFEEKYA; via the coding sequence ATGGAACTTACATTAGATAACGTATTCAACTTCAGTGCTGGCCCAGCTGCACTGCCTAAACCGGTAATGAAACAAGCGCAGGCGGACTTTATTGATTGGAATGGTTTAGGGACTTCCGTGATGGAAATCAGCCATCGCAGCAAGGAATTTATTCAAGTTGCTGACGAGTCCGAACAGGACCTACGTGATCTTCTGAACATCCCAGACAACTACAAAGTTCTTTTCTGTCAGGGGGGCGCTCGTGCTCAATTCGCTGCTGTTCCTCTAAACCTTTTAGGTGACGCGACGAAAGCGACTTACATTGATGCGGGTTACTGGGCAGAAAGTGCAGTGACTGAAGCGAGCAAATATTGCGAAATCGATGTATTCAACGCCAAGGCGTCAATTGATGGCAAAGCAGCGGTTGTTCCAGCTAAAGATTGGAAAATCGACCCGGAAGCGGCGTATGTACATTTCTGTCCAAATGAGACCATCGATGGTATTGAAATCAGTGAGCTTCCTCAAACGGATAAGCCAATCGTAGCGGATATGTCATCTAACATTCTGTCTCGTAAGATCGATGTGTCTCAGTACGGTGTTATCTACGCTGGCGCTCAAAAGAATATAGGCCCTGCTGGTATTTGCATTGCTATCGTGCGTGATGATCTGCTAGAGCTAGCAAACGACGTATTGCCGAGCATTCTTAACTACAAAGTACTTGCTGAAAAAGACTCAATGTTCAACACACCGCCAACGTATGCTTGGTACCTATCAGGCCTCGTATTCAAGTGGTTGAAAGCTCAAGGTGGTGTTGAAGCGATGGAATTAGTGAACAAAGAGAAAGCTGCGCTGCTTTATAATGCGATTGATAGCTCAGCTTTCTACAGAAACGATGTTCATACAGTAAACCGTTCAAGAATGAACGTGCCATTCCAATTAGCGAAACCAGAGCTAGATGCTAAGTTTTTAGAGTTGGCTGATGCTGCTGGTCTGAAATCACTAAAAGGCCACAGAGCGGTAGGTGGGATGCGAGCATCACTTTACAACGCGATGTCTCTGGAAGGCGTGCAAGTATTAGTCAGCTTCATGAAAGACTTTGAAGAGAAATACGCTTAA
- a CDS encoding IS4 family transposase: protein MTYIEPTLWAQKQFGQAHLNDPRRTQRLVALAASLAEQPGVPVSKLIISPAEMEGAYRFIRNEQIKAEDIAEAGFYVTAQEALEQQTLLALEDTTSLSYSHRSIRDELGHSNQGNRHRAMFVHSTLLFAPDTQSVIGLIEQQRWTRDIEKRGQRHQHATRPYKEKESYKWEQASRHVAERLGDKISDVISVCDREADLFEYLTYKREQQQRFLVRSMQSRCIEEHDNRLYSYASTLLSAGEKVLEIPQKGGRKARKAHLDIKYAPVTLKSPANKKEFDNIPLYYVGCIEQGESGNKLAWHLLTSEPITSKEEALKIVSYYERRWLIEDFHKVWKSEGTEVEQLRMQSKDNLERLSVVLAFIATRLLQLRFMNESDELSKTSCEQVLKGKAWKLMWLKLESKKLPKEAPNISWAYNGIARLGGWKNTKRTGRASIKTLWQGWLRLQTILEGYELAKSLD from the coding sequence ATGACCTATATAGAGCCAACCCTTTGGGCACAAAAACAGTTCGGTCAAGCCCACCTTAATGACCCTAGACGCACTCAAAGACTCGTTGCTCTCGCAGCCTCACTGGCCGAGCAACCTGGCGTACCCGTCTCGAAACTCATTATCTCCCCTGCTGAAATGGAAGGGGCTTATCGCTTCATCCGTAATGAGCAAATCAAAGCAGAAGATATCGCAGAAGCGGGTTTTTATGTCACTGCACAAGAAGCATTAGAGCAACAGACACTTCTTGCCTTAGAAGACACCACTTCTCTCAGTTACTCCCATCGCAGCATTCGAGATGAACTCGGGCACTCCAATCAAGGTAATCGACATCGCGCCATGTTCGTACACTCAACCTTACTTTTTGCTCCCGACACTCAATCTGTTATTGGTTTAATTGAACAACAGCGCTGGACTCGTGATATAGAAAAGCGAGGTCAAAGGCACCAGCATGCGACTCGACCATACAAAGAGAAAGAAAGTTATAAGTGGGAACAAGCCTCTCGCCATGTCGCTGAGCGACTTGGCGATAAAATTTCGGATGTCATTTCTGTGTGCGATAGAGAAGCCGACCTATTTGAATACCTCACTTACAAGCGAGAGCAACAACAAAGGTTCCTCGTTCGCTCAATGCAAAGCCGCTGTATTGAAGAGCATGATAATCGTCTTTATAGCTATGCCTCTACCCTGTTATCAGCCGGAGAGAAAGTGCTCGAAATACCGCAAAAAGGCGGTCGTAAAGCTCGCAAGGCTCATTTAGATATCAAATATGCCCCCGTGACACTCAAGTCTCCTGCTAACAAGAAAGAGTTCGATAACATTCCGCTTTACTACGTGGGATGTATAGAACAAGGAGAGAGTGGTAATAAGCTCGCATGGCACTTACTGACTTCAGAGCCGATAACGAGCAAGGAAGAGGCACTCAAAATCGTCAGTTATTATGAGCGGCGCTGGCTAATAGAAGATTTTCATAAAGTCTGGAAAAGTGAAGGGACTGAAGTTGAGCAACTGAGAATGCAAAGTAAGGATAACTTAGAAAGGCTCAGCGTCGTTTTGGCTTTTATCGCGACTCGGTTACTCCAATTGAGGTTTATGAATGAATCAGACGAGTTATCTAAGACCAGTTGTGAGCAGGTATTAAAAGGCAAAGCGTGGAAGTTAATGTGGCTCAAGTTGGAGAGCAAAAAACTACCGAAAGAAGCGCCTAATATATCATGGGCTTACAACGGTATTGCTCGGTTAGGTGGTTGGAAGAATACCAAGCGAACAGGTCGCGCTTCTATAAAGACGTTATGGCAAGGATGGCTTAGGTTACAAACCATCCTTGAAGGGTATGAACTCGCTAAGTCTCTTGATTAA
- a CDS encoding DUF945 family protein: MEQLRKIGAIGGAISLALCWPLAVGQIGQNAITDGVAKLNNSSIQAEIVEYDRGYLSSNVTTRLTVTDENLKEQLAIDGLPSEFVINSAVSHGLVSLNALSTFDNTGILPLTLTTSTELNGNTDFNFELSQFNHQGSDENGTSVSITKSNLSGHATVLGQVDYELSIPSVQIDFETGEEVTLSNLKGVGSGQQAKGYWLGSQNFTIDSFLVTDSAMQPFMTIENSKYDFESHLDEATKRLRSNLKLDIANIETSEGQLNNLNVDFEMSKLDSESFEKIFEIYQSNPVMTQEDVAEIIPFIDILFAKGFDLSMNNMSLDLGKGQFESKWLVSVPEGTENISSNPSMIVPALKGNVHSSFSNELVEEYPFIREGIDELLVMEMIKETESGYEISADLENGNLVFENGQEIPLIALLMPVFVQ, encoded by the coding sequence ATGGAACAGTTAAGAAAAATTGGTGCAATTGGCGGCGCAATCTCATTGGCACTTTGTTGGCCACTAGCGGTTGGCCAAATTGGACAAAATGCCATTACCGATGGCGTTGCAAAGCTTAACAATTCAAGCATTCAAGCGGAGATCGTGGAGTACGATAGAGGTTACCTGTCTTCTAACGTAACTACTCGCCTAACTGTGACCGATGAAAACCTGAAAGAACAACTCGCGATTGATGGGCTGCCGAGTGAGTTTGTCATCAATAGTGCGGTTAGCCACGGTTTGGTGAGCCTGAATGCACTGTCGACGTTTGATAATACTGGTATTCTGCCTCTAACTCTGACAACTAGCACTGAGCTAAACGGCAACACTGACTTTAACTTCGAGTTAAGCCAGTTCAATCATCAAGGTTCTGATGAGAATGGTACTTCGGTATCAATCACGAAATCGAATCTGTCTGGCCATGCCACTGTTTTAGGGCAAGTTGATTACGAGCTTTCAATCCCTTCAGTTCAAATTGATTTTGAAACCGGTGAAGAGGTAACACTGTCAAACCTAAAAGGTGTAGGTTCAGGTCAACAAGCGAAAGGCTACTGGTTAGGTTCTCAGAATTTTACTATCGATAGCTTCTTGGTTACAGACTCTGCCATGCAGCCTTTCATGACCATTGAAAACTCTAAGTACGATTTTGAATCACATCTAGATGAAGCGACTAAGCGTCTGCGCAGCAACCTTAAGCTGGATATCGCAAACATCGAGACCAGTGAAGGCCAGTTGAACAACCTAAACGTCGATTTCGAAATGTCGAAATTGGATAGCGAATCGTTTGAGAAAATCTTTGAGATTTACCAATCTAATCCAGTAATGACGCAAGAAGACGTTGCCGAGATCATTCCATTTATCGATATCCTGTTTGCTAAAGGCTTCGACCTTTCAATGAACAATATGTCGTTAGATCTAGGTAAGGGTCAATTCGAATCTAAGTGGTTAGTGAGCGTACCGGAAGGAACCGAAAACATCAGCAGTAATCCTTCGATGATTGTACCTGCATTAAAGGGTAACGTTCACTCTAGCTTCTCAAATGAGCTTGTTGAAGAGTACCCATTCATCCGTGAAGGTATTGATGAATTGCTTGTGATGGAAATGATCAAGGAAACAGAAAGTGGTTATGAAATCAGCGCTGACTTAGAAAATGGAAACCTAGTGTTCGAAAATGGACAAGAAATTCCATTAATCGCTCTACTTATGCCGGTTTTTGTTCAATAA
- a CDS encoding DUF294 nucleotidyltransferase-like domain-containing protein — MDAELLEIQNFLAQYPPFTELPEEMLVKVTSSVEISYYRQDTPIIHFGDQINDLYIVRSGEVEVYRRKGELYNRLDEGHLFGQMGLLTNNKVRFPVKATEDTLLYCIPEPIFQELYDNYDSFADFVEVEDNARLRQANSDSNDANDLTTSKVKTLLTSEAPMIEKTRTIQQAATMMAQDNVSSLLIIDPDIVEDDEDDSTPVIGIITDRDLCTRVLAEGLDPSDEVSSVMTAEVISLDHNAYVYEAMMTMLRYNVHHLPVLKDKKPIGIIEATDIVRYESQNSLLLVSSIFQQQSIEDLKVLSEQVKDSFVRLVNEDANAHMVGTAMSVIGRSFKQRIIELAEDKLGKAPIPYCFLALGSMGRDEQLLVTDQDNAIILDDTYDEKKHGKYFEELSTFICDGLDQCGYVYCTGDIMATNPTWRMTRRQWEECFADWIDDPNPKALLNASIFFDLDGVYGRLKWAEQLNSFIVRRARKNNRFLACLARNALNRTPPLGFFKDFVMEKDGRHNNSINLKRRGTAPLADLIRVHSLAVASRSKNSFERLDDIIDAGILPKGRAQDLKDAMEFISLVRIRHQAHDVDNNIEPDNNIEPENLSDFERRNLKDAFQILSNAQNFLKFRYQASNKFK; from the coding sequence ATGGATGCTGAGTTATTAGAGATTCAAAACTTTCTGGCACAATACCCCCCTTTCACAGAACTCCCAGAGGAGATGTTGGTGAAAGTGACCAGTAGCGTCGAAATTTCTTATTACCGCCAAGATACCCCTATCATTCACTTTGGTGATCAGATTAACGACCTTTACATTGTTCGAAGCGGCGAAGTAGAAGTCTATCGTCGTAAAGGTGAGCTCTATAACCGGCTGGATGAGGGACACTTATTTGGCCAAATGGGGCTACTCACCAACAATAAAGTTCGCTTCCCGGTAAAAGCAACAGAAGACACCCTACTCTACTGTATCCCTGAACCTATTTTCCAAGAACTCTACGACAACTATGATTCATTCGCTGACTTTGTCGAAGTAGAAGATAATGCGCGACTGCGTCAGGCTAACTCAGACAGCAACGACGCTAACGATCTAACCACGTCAAAGGTAAAGACGCTGCTGACTAGCGAAGCGCCAATGATCGAAAAAACACGAACCATCCAACAAGCTGCTACCATGATGGCACAAGATAATGTTTCATCTTTGCTGATCATCGACCCGGATATTGTCGAAGATGATGAAGACGATTCGACGCCCGTTATTGGTATCATTACCGACCGTGATCTGTGTACCCGAGTTTTAGCAGAAGGACTCGATCCATCGGATGAAGTATCAAGTGTAATGACAGCAGAGGTTATCTCGCTCGATCATAATGCCTATGTCTACGAAGCCATGATGACCATGCTTCGCTACAACGTGCATCACCTACCAGTACTAAAAGACAAGAAGCCTATTGGTATTATTGAAGCGACCGATATTGTACGTTACGAGTCTCAAAACTCGCTGTTATTGGTAAGCAGCATCTTCCAGCAACAAAGTATCGAAGACCTAAAAGTCCTTTCTGAGCAAGTAAAAGACAGCTTTGTGCGCTTGGTTAACGAAGACGCCAACGCCCACATGGTGGGTACCGCAATGTCGGTAATTGGCCGTAGCTTTAAACAACGAATTATTGAACTAGCTGAAGATAAACTCGGTAAAGCGCCGATCCCTTATTGCTTCCTAGCGCTCGGCTCGATGGGGCGTGATGAGCAGCTGCTCGTTACTGACCAAGATAACGCAATTATTCTTGATGATACCTACGACGAGAAAAAGCACGGTAAGTACTTTGAAGAACTATCGACCTTCATTTGTGATGGCTTAGACCAATGTGGCTATGTGTACTGTACCGGTGACATCATGGCCACTAACCCAACTTGGCGTATGACACGTCGACAATGGGAAGAATGCTTCGCTGATTGGATTGATGATCCAAACCCGAAAGCACTACTGAACGCCTCTATCTTCTTTGATTTAGATGGTGTTTATGGCCGCTTAAAATGGGCAGAACAGTTAAATAGTTTTATTGTAAGACGTGCGCGTAAGAACAACCGTTTCTTGGCGTGTCTTGCTCGTAACGCACTCAACCGAACACCGCCTCTGGGTTTCTTTAAAGATTTCGTAATGGAGAAAGATGGTCGTCATAACAACTCGATCAATCTTAAACGTCGTGGTACCGCACCACTTGCCGATCTAATCCGTGTTCACTCTTTAGCAGTCGCATCTCGCTCTAAGAACTCATTCGAACGTTTAGATGACATTATCGACGCAGGTATTTTGCCAAAAGGTCGAGCTCAAGACTTGAAAGATGCGATGGAATTTATCTCTTTAGTTCGTATTCGCCACCAAGCACACGATGTCGACAACAACATCGAACCGGATAACAACATCGAACCAGAGAACCTTTCTGACTTCGAGCGACGTAATCTAAAGGATGCATTCCAAATATTAAGCAATGCACAGAACTTTCTTAAGTTCCGTTATCAAGCCAGCAATAAGTTTAAGTAG
- a CDS encoding 3'-5' exonuclease — protein sequence MNKLFRSPAVDWPFKFAQKLERARDERLKQFYSQPLPAPDTPLSEVTFLAVDFETTGLNPNKDGIITIGLVPFTLNRIYLRQAKHWTLRPKQKLEEDSVVIHGITHNDIIDAPDLSEVLDEILESMGGHIPVVHYRRIERDFLDNALKVRLGEGIEFPVLDTLEIESQIQNKLAGGLWNKLKGKKPASVRLGQSRRRYHLPDYTPHHALTDAIATAELLQAQIAHHFSPDMPVKDFWL from the coding sequence ATGAACAAACTATTCAGATCCCCAGCGGTTGATTGGCCATTTAAGTTTGCTCAGAAGCTCGAACGAGCGAGAGATGAACGCTTGAAGCAATTTTATAGCCAGCCTCTTCCTGCACCTGATACGCCATTATCAGAAGTGACTTTCTTAGCTGTCGACTTTGAGACAACGGGTTTAAACCCAAACAAAGATGGCATCATTACCATTGGTCTAGTTCCGTTTACGCTAAATCGAATCTACCTAAGACAAGCCAAGCACTGGACCCTGAGACCAAAGCAGAAATTGGAAGAAGACTCGGTTGTTATCCATGGCATCACTCACAACGACATCATTGATGCGCCAGACTTAAGTGAAGTATTAGATGAGATCTTAGAATCAATGGGCGGCCATATCCCAGTCGTTCATTATCGCCGCATCGAGCGTGATTTCTTGGATAACGCGTTGAAGGTCAGATTAGGTGAAGGAATTGAGTTTCCAGTCCTCGACACGCTCGAGATTGAATCTCAAATCCAAAACAAACTGGCCGGCGGTCTATGGAATAAGCTAAAAGGTAAGAAGCCTGCGTCAGTAAGGCTTGGTCAGAGCCGTCGTAGATACCACTTGCCTGACTATACTCCGCATCATGCGTTAACTGATGCGATTGCGACAGCGGAGCTTCTACAAGCACAGATTGCGCACCATTTTAGCCCTGATATGCCTGTTAAAGATTTCTGGTTATAG
- a CDS encoding outer membrane beta-barrel protein yields the protein MPKWKLSLVSAIFMFSSSSWAETHRVDILDYDHIYATAHSGSLNEDAGSNNNASSYGLGISYAITDDWLLLGDYSARFIHPDESTTRMDTLMPGIGYRYSIKRDLDIVAYYLLGITKGEVEDNGTNITRSSDTEFIQGIKAELNYGFAKRWIANGSVQVNRSDLFDEEVYHLGLRYLMTNKFAIGGSYQHRNGEGKIRSERTNELGVEFFLEY from the coding sequence ATGCCGAAGTGGAAACTTAGTTTAGTGTCTGCAATTTTTATGTTTTCTTCAAGTTCGTGGGCCGAAACTCACCGTGTGGATATTCTGGATTATGACCATATATACGCCACCGCTCATTCGGGAAGTTTGAATGAAGATGCAGGCAGCAATAACAATGCATCATCCTATGGATTAGGTATTAGCTATGCGATAACGGATGATTGGCTATTGTTGGGTGACTACAGTGCTCGTTTCATTCACCCAGATGAATCAACAACTCGAATGGATACCCTTATGCCGGGCATTGGGTACCGTTACAGTATTAAGCGAGATCTAGATATAGTGGCTTACTACCTGCTTGGTATTACTAAGGGGGAAGTCGAAGATAATGGAACTAACATTACTCGCTCGTCTGACACGGAGTTTATCCAAGGAATAAAAGCGGAACTCAACTATGGCTTTGCGAAACGTTGGATAGCGAACGGCAGTGTACAAGTGAATCGCAGTGACTTGTTTGACGAGGAAGTCTACCACCTAGGTTTACGCTATTTAATGACCAACAAATTTGCGATTGGTGGCTCTTACCAACACAGAAATGGCGAAGGTAAGATTCGTAGTGAACGCACTAACGAGCTAGGTGTAGAGTTCTTCCTAGAGTATTAG
- a CDS encoding amino acid aminotransferase, with protein MFEKVLAAPADPILGLTEEFKKDSRAEKINLGVGIYKNEEGQTPVLKTVKKAEAALLENEKTKSYLTIEGTAEYGLAVQKLLFGSDAEIVTSQRAKTAQAPGGTGALRVAGEFIKRQLGDVKIWISNPTWANHNGVFAAAGIETAQYSYYNAETKDKDFAGMVADLEKASEGDIVLLHGCCHNPTGIDPTTEEWEVLAKLVAEKKLLPLFDFAYQGFAKGVEEDAAGLRIFAQYNKEILVASSFSKNFGLYNERVGAFTLVAESADVATTAFSQVKSIIRSIYSNPPAHGSAVVTHILGDADLRAEWEAEVAEMRDRIQEMRELFVTTLKSEGVDGDFTFIERQNGMFSFSGLNKEQVTRLKDEFAIYIVGSGRISVAGMTKSNMGPLCKGIAAVL; from the coding sequence ATGTTTGAAAAAGTGTTAGCAGCTCCCGCAGATCCTATTCTCGGCCTTACTGAAGAATTTAAAAAAGACTCTCGTGCAGAGAAAATTAACCTTGGTGTTGGCATCTACAAAAATGAAGAAGGTCAAACGCCAGTACTTAAAACAGTAAAGAAAGCAGAAGCTGCACTTCTTGAAAACGAAAAAACCAAATCTTACCTAACGATTGAAGGTACCGCTGAATACGGTCTAGCGGTTCAGAAACTGCTTTTCGGTTCAGATGCAGAGATCGTAACGTCTCAACGCGCTAAAACAGCACAAGCTCCAGGTGGTACAGGTGCACTTCGCGTAGCGGGTGAATTCATCAAGCGCCAACTGGGTGACGTGAAAATCTGGATCAGTAACCCAACTTGGGCTAACCACAACGGCGTTTTCGCTGCTGCCGGTATCGAAACAGCTCAATACAGCTACTACAACGCTGAAACCAAAGACAAAGACTTCGCAGGCATGGTTGCTGACCTAGAGAAAGCTTCTGAAGGCGACATCGTTCTTCTTCACGGCTGCTGTCATAACCCAACAGGCATCGACCCAACAACTGAAGAGTGGGAAGTACTTGCTAAGCTAGTTGCTGAGAAGAAACTGCTTCCTCTATTCGATTTTGCCTACCAAGGTTTTGCTAAAGGTGTTGAAGAAGATGCAGCTGGCCTGCGCATTTTTGCTCAATACAACAAAGAGATTCTTGTTGCTAGCTCGTTCTCTAAGAACTTCGGCTTGTACAACGAGCGTGTGGGTGCATTCACTCTGGTTGCAGAATCTGCAGACGTAGCAACAACAGCGTTCTCTCAAGTTAAGAGCATCATCCGCTCTATCTACTCTAACCCACCAGCGCACGGCAGTGCTGTCGTTACTCACATCCTTGGTGATGCTGATCTACGTGCTGAATGGGAAGCAGAAGTAGCAGAAATGCGTGACCGTATCCAAGAGATGCGCGAGCTATTCGTAACGACACTGAAATCTGAAGGTGTTGATGGAGACTTCACATTCATCGAGCGCCAAAACGGCATGTTCTCTTTCTCTGGTTTAAACAAAGAGCAAGTAACTCGCCTGAAAGACGAATTCGCTATCTACATTGTCGGTTCTGGCCGTATCAGCGTAGCGGGCATGACGAAGTCAAATATGGGTCCTCTATGTAAAGGTATCGCTGCGGTTCTTTAA